ctatttatctatctattttctgggagtttgttccagatctGTGGAGCATAAAAACTGAACGCTGCCTCTCCATGTTTAGTATAGACCCAAAGTTTATCTGCTGTACTTCAAATGAtaacaataatcaattattaaacagtttacatgtgtaaaaaaaaaagggaagttGCTTTGCTGCTTCCACAGTTTTCAACTAGATaggacaaataaataataaatcatcataaataatagaaacacaGTGTTTACCTTCTactgttttgctgttttatttttgatctttaaacattaaaaacgaGTTCTGAGGCTTCAGTAACCGACAACAGATCAGCACACGACAAAGACAGCAGGAGGAACAATTTAAAATAgtgaattaaataaacaaaatgcagGTCACACTGCTTCCAAAACCATAATCAGGTTGACTGGTTTTCTCTTTGTGCATCCAGCAAACTAGACCAGTCAGTGAAAAGGTATTACTGTTCGTTTTGAATatgaaaatgtgtctttattaCAGCACGGTGCAACACAATGGAGCAGCGAGAGATAAGGCCGGGTGCAGAACATGAGGGATGAATAAAATTAGTATTGCAATGACAGAtttaatggaaataaatgtGCATGTTGCTAAGCAACTACCATTACGATTCAGATTTAAACAGCACTGGCAAGGTCAGGACTCATCGTAGAGAGAGAAACGGAGTGAGAAGGCATCATGtaaaagcagagaggagataaTTATGAGCCATTATAGTTAGTTAGGTGAAGAAATTAAACACCATGAGGAGGTAATAACTCAGTTCACGTGTTCCATAGTGGCATCTAATGCttcctatacatcagaagagtTTGAAAAGATTTGAAAAAGACTCTAGAAAACTATCGtgtcacatctaaagacaagagtttagagtttctagtctcacactgaggttttagacagactgtcaatctagcaggaaactatttacaagactacaactagattcttttagcatttttttccatcatgctcttagtaaaaacggactaaatggaggagaagcagctttttgctccagctgctctagtgtgtgttcagtggtttgtgttgaaaaaaacaacaacaaaaagaagagaagaagacggcacaaaatgcccctcacaaagctgaaaaagggtttctgtttttatcacatgaaaagttgactattttacagtaaaaatagatataaagaagaataaaggaaaggaacatttagaaattaattcatgataaacatttatgtcctatttaattataatgtgtttaattgaataattatatttatcagctctatcaactttcatttagttaattatacattaattatcaattatttattacttagctatttatgtataggcctacatttattgatacattttaactgggcctccttactgttctctttatgaggaaacagcgcccccaaaatcctgcgtggccgtaaatatatgacatcactatatttttattgaggcattattgtgatgttcctttttcctgtggaaacCAAGACTAGGAACAGACTGAtaggaaacagagcagattactaccttaaccATAGTTTTACAGGAATCTTTTCCaaacctctctcctcctcctctttcctcctcatcctctctcctctctctctactcctcctcctcctcctcctccactctctcacctagttgtagtcttgtaaatagttttcgaggagtcttttccaaatcttttcaaattcttctgatgtattattattattattattattactagtattattattattattattattattattattataggtagcataatatattaataagaGTTATGTATGACTCTGAACAgtgatttatttctgtcttctgattaattattattattactattattattattattattattgttattactattattatttttattactattattattattattattattataggtaACCTCCAGATATTAATAAGAGTTGTGTATGACTCTGAACAgtgatttatttctgtcttctgatgtattattattattattattattattattataggtatCATAAGATATTAATAAGAggatgtattatattattattatttatttatgactcTGAGCAGTGATTTCTGTGTGTCTCCTCTCAGGGAGAAGCTGAAAGACGTCCTGGACACCTCCAGGCTGGACGTCCACTCTGGACGGGACTCCTGCTCCATGTCCCTGTCCAGCAGCCCCATGACCAGCCCGGGCCACGGGCCGGGCCCCAGCCCCAGCTCCTGCCAGGGGCCTCCCCCCTGCCAGGCCCCGGACCCTAACCCCTCCTTATGCCACGCCCACCGTACCTGCCAGGGGCCGGCCCACCTCCCCAGCCAGTGCCAGGACCCCCGGCCGTGTCACAGCACGGGGCCCTGCGGGGGCTCCGACCAGGGCGCCTCCTTCCCCTCGCTGCCCGACAGCCTCCTCTCCGAGGGCCCCTCACTGGCCTCCATCCCCGACTCTCTGCACTCGTCCCCCTCGGGCTTCCCCCCCATCCCCGACATCCTGAGCCCCATGCCCGTCTACCCCGCCGGCGTGCTGCTGGTGTGCAACAGCTGCGTGGCGTACCAGCAGCTGGTGGAGGCCCAGTCCCCCATGAGGAAATGGGCCCTCCGACGGAAGAACGAGCCCCTGGAGGCGCGCATGCAGCGGCTGGAGCGCGAGCGCACGGCCAAGAAGAACAAGCGGGCGTGCGAGACGGAGGACGAGCGCGAGCTGAGGAGGCTGAGGGACCGCGAGGCCAAACGCATGCAGAGGATGCAGGAGTCGGAGGAGCAGAGGGCCCGGCGGCTGCAGAGGGACCGCGAGGCCATGAGGATGAAGAGGGCCAACGAGACGCCGGAGAAGCGGCAGGCCCGGCTGATCCGGGAGCGCGAGGCCAAGAGGATCAAACGGCGGCTGGAGAAGATCGACCCGGCTCTGAGGACTCAGATCGAGCACGACCCGGCCGCCATGGCCGCCCTCACCGCCGACATGAGCCTCTTCCAGTTCCCCTGCCCCATGCCGGTCCCTTCTATCGACAACGGGCTCTTCATGAAGCTGCCCTGAGGGGCCCCGGGACCGCTAGAGGGGCACCATTACTAGAGGGGCACCATTACTAGAGGGGCACCATTACTAGAGGGGCACCATTACTAGAGGGGCACCATTAACCTCTGAGAACTGGTCCCAGCTGGTTCACCTCCAGCTTGTTCTGTGTCCAACAGCTTCACAGACAAACTGCTTTGTTAAATACAGCAAGAACTACTTCAATTTCTAATTTATTACAGTCTAGAAACCCTCGACGGGGTTCCAGAGAATGTTTCATATCGTACGGATGACGACGTAAAAGCATGTTGTAAAGAGACGTTTCTGTCGGTGGCGAGCAGATTAACACAGTTCATTCTAGTAGGAGCAGTTACACAGGGACATCTTTAaaatattagaatatcatgaaagagtttttgtcagtaattt
The Centropristis striata isolate RG_2023a ecotype Rhode Island chromosome 2, C.striata_1.0, whole genome shotgun sequence DNA segment above includes these coding regions:
- the znf821 gene encoding zinc finger protein 821 isoform X4, whose product is MLQQQLPGSSRAGQHLRAMFSSIEDSDSDLDNHGEDSSSNTSADDHMTTKRTPCRLQGAGVKEESEEGADHGNNFVCPLCTLDFSSPEKLISHVYQHTTMMSNSKSYVCPVCGRALSSPGSLGRHLLIHSEDRLSNCAVCGARFTDTNNFNREKLKDVLDTSRLDVHSGRDSCSMSLSSSPMTSPGHGPGPSPSSCQGPPPCQAPDPNPSLCHAHRTCQGPAHLPSQCQDPRPCHSTGPCGGSDQGASFPSLPDSLLSEGPSLASIPDSLHSSPSGFPPIPDILSPMPVYPAGVLLVCNSCVAYQQLVEAQSPMRKWALRRKNEPLEARMQRLERERTAKKNKRACETEDERELRRLRDREAKRMQRMQESEEQRARRLQRDREAMRMKRANETPEKRQARLIREREAKRIKRRLEKIDPALRTQIEHDPAAMAALTADMSLFQFPCPMPVPSIDNGLFMKLP
- the znf821 gene encoding zinc finger protein 821 isoform X3, whose amino-acid sequence is MGPFHTSGLQHTINMDGRDEFTEDSECCSNNSQEVHEQDSISEDSDSDLDNHGEDSSSNTSADDHMTTKRTPCRLQGAGVKEESEEGADHGNNFVCPLCTLDFSSPEKLISHVYQHTTMMSNSKSYVCPVCGRALSSPGSLGRHLLIHSEDRLSNCAVCGARFTDTNNFNREKLKDVLDTSRLDVHSGRDSCSMSLSSSPMTSPGHGPGPSPSSCQGPPPCQAPDPNPSLCHAHRTCQGPAHLPSQCQDPRPCHSTGPCGGSDQGASFPSLPDSLLSEGPSLASIPDSLHSSPSGFPPIPDILSPMPVYPAGVLLVCNSCVAYQQLVEAQSPMRKWALRRKNEPLEARMQRLERERTAKKNKRACETEDERELRRLRDREAKRMQRMQESEEQRARRLQRDREAMRMKRANETPEKRQARLIREREAKRIKRRLEKIDPALRTQIEHDPAAMAALTADMSLFQFPCPMPVPSIDNGLFMKLP
- the znf821 gene encoding zinc finger protein 821 isoform X2, yielding MSRRKQTNPFKVNWPFHTSGLQHTINMDGRDEFTEDSECCSNNSQEVHEQDSISDSDSDLDNHGEDSSSNTSADDHMTTKRTPCRLQGAGVKEESEEGADHGNNFVCPLCTLDFSSPEKLISHVYQHTTMMSNSKSYVCPVCGRALSSPGSLGRHLLIHSEDRLSNCAVCGARFTDTNNFNREKLKDVLDTSRLDVHSGRDSCSMSLSSSPMTSPGHGPGPSPSSCQGPPPCQAPDPNPSLCHAHRTCQGPAHLPSQCQDPRPCHSTGPCGGSDQGASFPSLPDSLLSEGPSLASIPDSLHSSPSGFPPIPDILSPMPVYPAGVLLVCNSCVAYQQLVEAQSPMRKWALRRKNEPLEARMQRLERERTAKKNKRACETEDERELRRLRDREAKRMQRMQESEEQRARRLQRDREAMRMKRANETPEKRQARLIREREAKRIKRRLEKIDPALRTQIEHDPAAMAALTADMSLFQFPCPMPVPSIDNGLFMKLP
- the znf821 gene encoding zinc finger protein 821 isoform X1, with translation MSRRKQTNPFKVNWPFHTSGLQHTINMDGRDEFTEDSECCSNNSQEVHEQDSISEDSDSDLDNHGEDSSSNTSADDHMTTKRTPCRLQGAGVKEESEEGADHGNNFVCPLCTLDFSSPEKLISHVYQHTTMMSNSKSYVCPVCGRALSSPGSLGRHLLIHSEDRLSNCAVCGARFTDTNNFNREKLKDVLDTSRLDVHSGRDSCSMSLSSSPMTSPGHGPGPSPSSCQGPPPCQAPDPNPSLCHAHRTCQGPAHLPSQCQDPRPCHSTGPCGGSDQGASFPSLPDSLLSEGPSLASIPDSLHSSPSGFPPIPDILSPMPVYPAGVLLVCNSCVAYQQLVEAQSPMRKWALRRKNEPLEARMQRLERERTAKKNKRACETEDERELRRLRDREAKRMQRMQESEEQRARRLQRDREAMRMKRANETPEKRQARLIREREAKRIKRRLEKIDPALRTQIEHDPAAMAALTADMSLFQFPCPMPVPSIDNGLFMKLP